The proteins below come from a single Burkholderia sp. FERM BP-3421 genomic window:
- a CDS encoding GNAT family N-acetyltransferase, translated as MFPQLHTERLLLRELRPDDAPALLAIHADAAHMRWYGADPVATPDDAARLVELYAGWRRMPNPGTRWGIVRREDQALIGTCGLFKWNRGWRRCTTGYELAASEQGRGYMREALTAVFAYGFDEMALNRIDASVHPGNAASIRVLSAFGFTREGYTREAGFWGGRYHDLVEFGLLRRDFRAFPGRAGVEPATCAEAAGADDA; from the coding sequence GTGTTTCCCCAACTGCACACCGAACGGCTGCTCCTGCGGGAGCTGCGCCCCGACGACGCGCCCGCGCTGCTCGCGATCCACGCGGATGCGGCGCACATGCGCTGGTACGGCGCCGATCCGGTTGCCACGCCCGACGACGCGGCGCGGCTCGTCGAACTCTATGCGGGCTGGCGCAGGATGCCGAACCCGGGCACGCGCTGGGGGATCGTCCGGCGCGAGGACCAGGCGCTCATCGGCACCTGCGGCCTGTTCAAGTGGAATCGCGGCTGGCGACGCTGCACGACGGGCTACGAGCTGGCTGCGTCCGAACAGGGGCGCGGCTACATGCGCGAAGCGCTGACGGCCGTATTCGCGTACGGCTTCGACGAGATGGCGCTCAATCGCATCGATGCGTCGGTGCATCCGGGCAACGCGGCGTCGATCCGCGTGCTGTCCGCATTCGGTTTCACGCGCGAGGGCTATACGCGGGAGGCGGGCTTCTGGGGCGGCAGATATCACGACCTGGTCGAGTTCGGCCTGTTGCGGCGCGATTTCCGGGCGTTCCCGGGCCGGGCGGGCGTCGAACCCGCGACGTGCGCCGAAGCGGCCGGGGCGGACGACGCATAG
- the crcB gene encoding fluoride efflux transporter CrcB, translating to MIYSILAIFIGAGLGALLRWFLSIGLNAVLPEVPLGTLASNLIGGYLIGIAAVVFTARAGLAPEWRLFVITGFMGGLTTFSTYSAEVVTHVMEGQYGWAMTVAVLHLIGSFVLTGLGMWTARAWLVAG from the coding sequence TTGATCTACTCCATTCTCGCGATTTTCATCGGCGCCGGGCTCGGCGCGCTGCTCCGCTGGTTCCTGAGCATCGGCCTGAACGCGGTGCTGCCCGAGGTGCCGCTCGGCACGCTCGCCTCGAACCTGATCGGCGGCTACCTGATCGGCATCGCGGCGGTCGTGTTTACCGCCAGGGCGGGGCTCGCGCCCGAATGGCGCCTGTTCGTGATCACCGGCTTCATGGGCGGGCTGACGACCTTCTCGACCTATTCGGCCGAGGTCGTCACGCACGTGATGGAGGGGCAATACGGCTGGGCGATGACGGTGGCCGTCCTACACTTAATAGGATCGTTCGTCTTGACGGGGCTCGGGATGTGGACCGCCCGCGCGTGGCTGGTCGCCGGCTGA
- a CDS encoding DUF190 domain-containing protein gives MDRILLRFYVHEHHRLHWKPLWEWLLETASGMGVAGGSAFRAMAGFGQHHVLHADRFFELQGSLTVEVEFVVSEDEAARLIDAVSREKLRLCYTLIPARFGVIDTLGDAPPPAAG, from the coding sequence ATGGACAGGATCTTGTTGCGCTTCTACGTGCATGAGCATCATCGCCTGCACTGGAAGCCGCTGTGGGAATGGCTGCTCGAGACCGCGAGCGGGATGGGCGTGGCGGGCGGCTCGGCGTTTCGCGCGATGGCGGGCTTCGGCCAGCATCACGTGCTGCACGCGGACCGCTTCTTCGAGCTGCAGGGGTCGCTGACCGTGGAGGTGGAATTCGTCGTCAGCGAGGACGAGGCGGCGCGCCTGATCGATGCGGTGTCGCGCGAGAAACTGCGGCTGTGCTACACGCTGATCCCCGCGCGCTTCGGCGTGATCGACACCCTGGGCGATGCGCCGCCGCCCGCGGCGGGTTAG
- a CDS encoding YggT family protein, translating into MFGEIARFLLNTVFTLFGAALILRVWMQAVRVPPYNPVTQAVLQATNWLVLPLRRIIPGVSGIDWASVVAALATAFVYVVLMVSMSGVDVMAMAPTLVIVALLTFAKWTLQLVFWMTILMAFLSWLNPRSPAMAILYQLTAPFLNPLRRVLPQLGGIDLSPILLFVIVQVLIMIVTRAAVSMTLFGI; encoded by the coding sequence ATGTTCGGCGAGATCGCCCGCTTTCTGCTCAATACCGTCTTCACGTTGTTCGGGGCCGCCCTGATCCTGCGCGTCTGGATGCAGGCCGTGCGCGTGCCGCCGTACAACCCCGTCACTCAGGCCGTGTTGCAGGCGACCAACTGGCTCGTGCTGCCGCTGCGCCGCATCATTCCAGGCGTGAGCGGCATCGATTGGGCGAGCGTCGTCGCGGCGCTCGCGACCGCCTTCGTCTATGTGGTGCTGATGGTGTCGATGTCGGGCGTCGACGTGATGGCGATGGCGCCCACCCTCGTCATCGTCGCGCTCCTGACCTTCGCGAAGTGGACGCTCCAGCTCGTGTTCTGGATGACGATCCTGATGGCCTTCCTGTCCTGGCTCAACCCGCGCTCGCCCGCGATGGCGATCCTCTACCAGCTGACCGCGCCGTTCCTGAACCCGCTGCGCCGCGTGCTGCCGCAGCTGGGCGGCATCGATCTGTCGCCGATCCTGCTGTTCGTGATCGTCCAGGTGCTGATCATGATCGTCACGCGCGCCGCCGTGTCGATGACGCTGTTCGGGATCTGA
- a CDS encoding Rossmann-like and DUF2520 domain-containing protein, translating to MTLPASPRLGFIGAGRLARCVARRFARAGYAVSAVASRAPASAQALAAQISAESGAACAALDTPQAVVDAADLIFLTVPDDALGALAAQLRFDPARAAGQALVHCSGASSVALLDPARDQGAATGGFHPLYLFGGGDADLTRIDGCSVTIEADGALKEHLTALAGALGCHPLSIPAGGRMLYHAAAHYAASFALCSLSECVELWRTLGFAEDDALRALLPMLAGTIETARDKGLANALAGPVSRGDAGIVEQQLALLDARGGDHATLYALLTRRAIALAKRRATPPAALDALERTVEDALAQARPAGFPAREKP from the coding sequence ATGACCCTCCCCGCCTCTCCCCGCCTCGGTTTCATCGGCGCGGGCCGCCTCGCGCGCTGCGTCGCGCGCCGTTTCGCGCGGGCCGGCTACGCCGTCAGCGCGGTCGCGAGCCGGGCGCCGGCGTCCGCGCAGGCGCTCGCCGCGCAGATCTCGGCGGAGTCGGGCGCGGCGTGCGCGGCGCTCGACACGCCGCAGGCGGTGGTCGACGCCGCCGACCTGATTTTCCTGACCGTGCCCGACGACGCGCTCGGCGCGCTCGCCGCGCAGCTGCGCTTCGATCCGGCGCGCGCGGCGGGACAGGCGCTCGTTCATTGCAGCGGCGCGTCGAGCGTCGCGCTGCTCGACCCGGCGCGCGACCAGGGCGCGGCGACGGGCGGGTTTCATCCGCTGTACCTGTTCGGCGGCGGGGACGCCGACCTGACGCGCATCGACGGCTGCTCGGTGACGATCGAGGCCGACGGCGCGCTGAAGGAACACCTGACCGCGCTCGCCGGCGCGCTCGGCTGCCATCCCCTGTCGATCCCGGCGGGCGGCCGGATGCTGTACCACGCGGCCGCGCACTACGCGGCGAGCTTCGCGCTGTGCAGCCTGTCCGAATGCGTCGAGCTGTGGCGCACGCTCGGCTTCGCCGAGGACGACGCGCTGCGCGCGCTGCTGCCGATGCTCGCGGGCACGATCGAGACCGCGCGCGACAAGGGCCTCGCGAATGCGCTCGCCGGCCCGGTGTCGCGCGGCGACGCCGGCATCGTCGAGCAGCAGCTCGCGCTGCTCGATGCGCGCGGCGGCGACCACGCCACGCTCTATGCGCTGCTGACCCGTCGCGCGATCGCGCTCGCGAAGCGCCGCGCGACGCCGCCCGCCGCGCTCGACGCCCTCGAACGCACGGTGGAAGACGCGCTCGCGCAGGCCCGGCCGGCGGGGTTCCCCGCCCGGGAAAAGCCGTGA
- a CDS encoding threo-3-hydroxy-L-aspartate ammonia-lyase, whose translation MSASASLPAPTYDDVVDAAARLEGAAHRTPVLTSRTADARTGASLFFKCENFQRMGAFKFRGAYNAISHFDAEQRRAGVLTYSSGNHAQAIALAARLAGIHATIVMPHDAPAAKVAATRGYGGEVVTYDRYQENREEIGARLAQARGMTLIPPYDHPHVIAGQGTAAKELFEEVGPLDMLVVCLGGGGLLAGSALSAAALAPACEVFGVEPEAGNDGQQSLARGEVVHIATPRTIADGAASTHLGAYNFPIIQRHVKGIGTVSDAQLVDTMRFFAERMKMVVEPTGCLAAAAALDGVLPVAGKRVGVLVSGGNVDLARYGEFLRG comes from the coding sequence ATGTCTGCTTCCGCTTCCCTTCCCGCACCCACCTATGACGATGTCGTCGACGCCGCCGCGCGCCTCGAGGGCGCCGCGCATCGCACGCCGGTCCTGACCTCGCGCACGGCCGACGCGCGCACCGGCGCGTCGCTGTTCTTCAAGTGCGAGAACTTCCAGCGGATGGGCGCGTTCAAGTTCCGCGGCGCGTACAACGCGATCTCGCATTTCGACGCCGAGCAGCGCCGCGCGGGGGTGCTCACCTATTCGTCGGGCAATCACGCGCAGGCGATCGCGCTCGCCGCGCGGCTCGCCGGCATCCACGCGACGATCGTGATGCCGCACGACGCGCCGGCCGCGAAGGTCGCGGCCACCCGGGGCTACGGCGGCGAAGTCGTCACCTATGACCGCTACCAGGAAAATCGCGAGGAAATCGGCGCTCGGCTTGCGCAGGCGCGCGGCATGACGCTGATCCCGCCCTATGACCATCCGCACGTGATCGCGGGGCAGGGCACGGCGGCGAAGGAATTGTTCGAAGAGGTCGGGCCGCTCGACATGCTGGTCGTGTGCCTGGGCGGCGGCGGGCTGCTTGCGGGCAGCGCGCTGTCGGCGGCGGCGCTCGCCCCGGCGTGCGAGGTGTTCGGGGTCGAGCCGGAGGCGGGCAACGACGGCCAGCAATCGCTCGCGCGCGGCGAGGTCGTGCATATCGCCACGCCGCGCACGATCGCGGACGGCGCGGCGTCGACCCACCTCGGCGCGTACAACTTCCCGATCATTCAGCGCCATGTGAAGGGGATCGGGACGGTCAGCGACGCGCAACTGGTCGACACGATGCGCTTCTTCGCCGAGCGGATGAAGATGGTGGTCGAGCCGACCGGCTGCCTCGCGGCGGCCGCCGCGCTCGACGGCGTGCTGCCGGTGGCGGGCAAACGGGTCGGCGTGCTGGTGAGCGGCGGGAACGTCGATCTCGCGCGCTACGGCGAGTTCCTGCGCGGCTGA
- a CDS encoding LysE family translocator: MNMLPASMLSDGFFLSLSLCLDIGLVNVAMLSLTLSHGFRPGFWLGLGSCVGDLVYAALALAGMAVLLRFDTVRWVVWLGGGAILLFLTWKMAREALRPAAAPAGDDAEAAAAARAGTWRSFGRGMLLAMSSPSAILWFAAVGGALIAKSGATTPLTASVFLSGFFLGGLAWTLFLCTLASHGRRRAGAGLMRACHVVSAMLFAYFSYSVIVGGYRDLILNAAA; the protein is encoded by the coding sequence ATGAACATGCTACCCGCGTCGATGTTGTCGGATGGATTCTTCCTGTCGCTTTCGCTGTGCCTCGATATCGGCCTCGTGAACGTGGCGATGCTGTCGCTCACGCTGTCGCACGGCTTCCGGCCCGGCTTCTGGCTGGGCCTCGGCTCCTGCGTCGGCGATCTGGTCTACGCGGCGCTCGCGCTCGCCGGGATGGCGGTGCTGCTGCGGTTCGACACGGTGCGCTGGGTGGTCTGGCTCGGCGGCGGCGCAATCCTGCTGTTCCTGACCTGGAAGATGGCGCGCGAGGCGCTGCGCCCCGCCGCCGCGCCGGCCGGCGACGATGCGGAAGCCGCCGCCGCCGCGCGGGCGGGCACCTGGCGCAGCTTCGGGCGCGGCATGCTGCTCGCGATGTCGTCGCCGTCCGCGATCCTGTGGTTCGCGGCGGTCGGCGGCGCGCTGATCGCGAAGAGCGGCGCGACCACGCCGCTCACCGCGTCGGTGTTCCTGTCGGGCTTCTTTCTCGGCGGCCTCGCCTGGACGCTGTTCCTGTGCACGCTCGCGAGCCACGGCCGCAGGCGCGCCGGCGCGGGGCTGATGCGGGCCTGCCACGTCGTCTCCGCGATGCTGTTCGCGTATTTCTCCTACAGCGTGATCGTCGGCGGCTATCGGGACCTGATCCTGAACGCCGCCGCTTGA
- the ubiD gene encoding 4-hydroxy-3-polyprenylbenzoate decarboxylase, whose amino-acid sequence MKYKDLRDFVDGLESLGELRRVTQPVSPVLEMTELCDRVLRAGGPALLFNAPTGYRFPVLGNLFGTPRRVALGMGVDAGDDAALASLRDVGRLLSALKEPDPPKSLKDAGKLLSLAKAVWDMAPKTVSSPACQEIVWEGNDVDLAKLPIQTCWPGDAGPLVTWGLTVTRGPNKPRQNLGIYRQQVIGRNRLIMRWLAHRGGALDFREFTLRHPGEPYPVAVVLGADPATMLGAVTPVPDTLSEYQFAGLLRGGRTELARCLTPGVETLQVPARAEIVLEGFIHPQQGEPDAAPAGAPPRPTGASARYEHALEGPYGDHTGYYNEQEWFPVFTVERITMRRDALYHSTYTGKPPDEPAVLGVALNEVFVPLLQKQFTEITDFYLPPEGCSYRMAIVQMKKSYAGHAKRVMLGVWSFLRQFMYTKFIVVVDEDVDVRDWKEVIWAITTRVDPVRDTVMVENTPIDYLDFASPVAGLGSKMGIDATNKWPGETQREWGRPIEMDAAVKARVDRLWTELGLS is encoded by the coding sequence ATGAAATACAAAGACTTGCGCGATTTCGTCGACGGCCTCGAAAGCCTGGGCGAGTTGCGCCGCGTGACCCAGCCCGTGTCGCCCGTGCTTGAAATGACTGAACTCTGCGACCGGGTGCTGCGCGCAGGCGGCCCCGCGCTGCTGTTCAATGCGCCGACCGGCTATCGCTTTCCGGTGCTCGGCAACCTGTTCGGCACGCCGCGCCGGGTCGCGCTCGGGATGGGCGTCGACGCCGGCGACGACGCCGCGCTCGCGTCGCTGCGCGACGTCGGCCGGCTGCTGTCGGCGCTCAAGGAGCCCGATCCGCCGAAGAGCCTGAAGGACGCCGGCAAGCTGCTGTCGCTCGCCAAGGCGGTGTGGGACATGGCGCCGAAAACGGTATCGTCGCCCGCGTGCCAGGAGATCGTCTGGGAAGGCAACGACGTCGACCTCGCGAAGCTGCCGATCCAGACCTGCTGGCCCGGCGACGCGGGGCCGCTCGTCACCTGGGGGCTCACGGTCACGCGCGGCCCGAACAAGCCGCGCCAGAATCTCGGCATCTACCGCCAGCAGGTGATCGGCCGCAACCGGCTGATCATGCGCTGGCTCGCCCATCGCGGCGGCGCGCTCGACTTTCGCGAGTTCACGCTGCGCCACCCGGGCGAGCCGTATCCGGTCGCGGTGGTGCTCGGCGCCGATCCGGCGACCATGCTCGGCGCGGTCACGCCGGTGCCCGACACGCTGTCCGAATATCAGTTCGCGGGGCTGCTGCGCGGCGGCCGCACCGAGCTTGCGCGCTGCCTGACGCCGGGCGTCGAGACGCTGCAGGTGCCCGCGCGCGCCGAGATCGTGCTCGAAGGCTTCATCCATCCGCAACAGGGCGAGCCCGACGCCGCGCCGGCCGGCGCGCCGCCGCGTCCGACGGGCGCGAGCGCGCGCTACGAGCACGCGCTCGAAGGGCCCTATGGCGACCACACCGGCTATTACAACGAGCAGGAGTGGTTCCCGGTGTTCACCGTCGAGCGCATCACGATGCGCCGCGACGCGCTCTACCACTCGACCTACACCGGCAAGCCGCCCGACGAGCCGGCCGTGCTCGGCGTCGCGCTGAACGAGGTGTTCGTGCCGCTGCTGCAGAAGCAGTTCACCGAGATCACCGATTTCTACCTGCCGCCCGAGGGCTGCAGCTATCGCATGGCGATCGTGCAGATGAAGAAGAGCTACGCGGGCCACGCCAAGCGCGTGATGCTCGGCGTATGGAGCTTCCTGCGGCAGTTCATGTATACGAAGTTCATCGTGGTCGTCGACGAGGACGTCGACGTGCGCGACTGGAAGGAAGTGATCTGGGCGATCACGACGCGCGTCGACCCCGTGCGCGACACCGTGATGGTCGAGAACACCCCGATCGACTACCTCGATTTCGCCTCGCCCGTCGCCGGCCTCGGCTCGAAGATGGGCATCGACGCCACCAACAAGTGGCCGGGCGAGACCCAGCGCGAATGGGGCCGGCCGATCGAGATGGACGCCGCCGTCAAGGCGCGCGTCGACCGGCTGTGGACCGAGCTCGGTCTGTCCTGA
- a CDS encoding lytic transglycosylase domain-containing protein has protein sequence MNAWLSWRPNERHAQVLRAALRRGTRVSHHLFSVVGGIAVVIALALWLLPNVRGTLAARLMPIVSAAVQAGPARLLSGHPLPAFGPANANPDQQDDVSGVEASRTTYDGAVSGPAFGDDAARGTSPVSLAKLIPTQRVAADARDDRVLTSNREQALVATYLARRYRVAQEPVGQLVKAAFQTGRDVGLDPLLLLAVMAIESGFNPYAESGVGAQGLMQVMSKVHSDKFEYFGGTTAALQPLVNIQVGALVLKDCIARGGTLAGGLRLYVGSSSPDDGGYGAKVVAERDRLRDVARGRKVSIYASQSPQTTAVVTTAAVSTGGQKRIQATLDGAHPMAIKAMAPKTSQQDDASVDTAKRDSGSSELGT, from the coding sequence ATGAACGCTTGGTTATCGTGGCGTCCCAACGAGCGGCACGCGCAGGTTCTGCGCGCTGCGCTGCGCCGGGGGACGCGTGTCAGTCACCATTTATTCAGCGTGGTCGGCGGCATCGCCGTCGTGATCGCGCTGGCGTTGTGGCTCCTGCCCAACGTGCGCGGCACTCTCGCGGCCCGGCTGATGCCGATCGTGTCGGCCGCCGTGCAGGCCGGCCCGGCCCGCCTGCTGTCCGGCCACCCGTTGCCCGCCTTCGGTCCCGCGAATGCGAATCCCGACCAGCAGGACGACGTGTCCGGCGTCGAAGCGTCGCGCACGACCTACGACGGCGCGGTCAGCGGCCCGGCGTTCGGCGATGACGCCGCGCGCGGCACCTCGCCCGTCTCGCTCGCCAAACTGATCCCGACCCAGCGGGTCGCCGCCGATGCGCGCGACGACCGCGTGCTGACCTCCAATCGCGAGCAGGCGCTCGTCGCCACCTACCTGGCGCGCCGCTACCGCGTCGCGCAGGAGCCGGTCGGCCAGCTCGTGAAGGCCGCGTTCCAGACCGGCCGCGATGTCGGCCTCGATCCGCTGCTGCTGCTCGCCGTGATGGCGATCGAATCGGGCTTCAATCCGTATGCGGAAAGCGGCGTCGGCGCGCAAGGGCTGATGCAGGTGATGTCGAAGGTCCACTCCGACAAGTTCGAGTATTTCGGCGGCACCACCGCGGCGCTCCAGCCGCTCGTCAATATCCAGGTCGGCGCGCTCGTGCTGAAGGATTGCATCGCGCGCGGCGGTACGCTCGCGGGCGGCCTGCGCCTCTACGTGGGCTCGTCCTCGCCGGACGACGGCGGCTACGGCGCGAAGGTGGTTGCCGAGCGCGACCGCCTGCGCGATGTCGCGCGCGGCCGCAAGGTGTCGATCTACGCGTCGCAGTCGCCGCAGACGACGGCGGTGGTCACCACGGCGGCGGTGTCGACGGGGGGCCAGAAGCGGATCCAGGCCACGCTCGACGGCGCTCATCCGATGGCGATCAAGGCGATGGCGCCGAAGACCTCGCAGCAGGATGACGCGAGCGTCGACACGGCCAAGCGCGACAGCGGTTCGTCGGAACTCGGCACCTGA
- a CDS encoding pyridoxal phosphate-dependent aminotransferase, which yields MNTAADPLHRLASRVDAIEPFYVMEIVKEAAQLERAGRDLIHMSIGEPDFTAPEPVIEAAAAALRQGVTQYTSALGIAPLREAIAAHYARAYGLAIAPERIIVTAGASAALLLACLALVGRDDEVLMPDPSYPCNRHFVATAEGRAVLVPSGPETRFQLSADDVRRHWGARTRGVLLASPSNPTGTSLAPDELKRIVEAVRARGGFSIVDEIYQGLSYDDAPVSALSFGDDVITVNSFSKYFSMTGWRLGWLVVPPSLTDTFEKLAQNLFICPSALAQHAALACFEPRTLDIYDARRLEFKRRRDFIVPALERLGFGVPVMPDGAFYVYADCNGVAHPAAGDSAALTRALLHDAGVVLVPGMDFGVAAPRRYLRLSYATAYARLEEAVERIGAQFGR from the coding sequence ATGAATACTGCTGCCGATCCGCTGCACCGGCTCGCCTCGCGCGTCGACGCGATCGAACCGTTCTATGTGATGGAAATCGTCAAGGAGGCCGCGCAGCTCGAACGCGCGGGCCGCGACCTGATCCACATGAGCATCGGCGAGCCCGATTTCACCGCGCCGGAGCCCGTGATCGAGGCGGCCGCCGCCGCGCTTCGGCAAGGCGTCACGCAATATACGAGCGCGCTCGGCATCGCGCCGCTGCGCGAAGCGATCGCCGCGCACTACGCGCGCGCCTACGGCCTCGCGATTGCGCCGGAACGGATCATCGTGACGGCCGGCGCGTCAGCGGCGCTGCTGCTCGCCTGCCTCGCGCTCGTCGGCCGCGACGACGAAGTGCTGATGCCCGATCCGTCCTACCCGTGCAACCGTCATTTCGTCGCGACGGCCGAAGGACGCGCGGTGCTCGTGCCGAGCGGCCCCGAGACCCGCTTCCAGCTGAGCGCGGACGACGTGCGGCGCCACTGGGGCGCGCGCACCCGCGGCGTGCTGCTCGCGTCGCCGTCGAATCCGACCGGCACCTCGCTCGCGCCCGACGAACTGAAACGGATCGTCGAGGCCGTGCGCGCGCGCGGCGGCTTCTCGATCGTCGACGAGATCTACCAGGGCCTCAGCTACGACGACGCGCCCGTATCGGCGCTGTCGTTCGGCGACGACGTGATCACCGTCAACAGCTTCTCGAAGTACTTCAGCATGACGGGCTGGCGGCTCGGCTGGCTGGTCGTGCCGCCGTCGCTGACCGACACCTTCGAGAAGCTCGCGCAGAACCTGTTCATCTGCCCGTCCGCGCTCGCGCAGCACGCGGCGCTCGCCTGCTTCGAGCCGCGCACGCTCGACATCTACGACGCGCGCCGGCTCGAATTCAAGCGCCGGCGCGACTTCATCGTGCCCGCACTCGAACGGCTCGGGTTCGGCGTGCCGGTGATGCCGGACGGGGCCTTCTATGTTTACGCGGATTGCAACGGCGTCGCCCATCCGGCGGCGGGCGACAGCGCCGCGCTGACCCGCGCGCTGCTGCACGACGCGGGCGTCGTGCTCGTGCCCGGCATGGACTTCGGCGTGGCCGCCCCGCGCCGCTACCTGCGGCTCTCGTATGCGACCGCGTACGCGCGGCTCGAGGAGGCGGTCGAACGGATCGGCGCGCAGTTCGGACGCTGA
- the nusB gene encoding transcription antitermination factor NusB produces the protein MKKSARRQSRELATQGLYQWLLSNASSGEIDAQLRGAQGYDKADKTLLDTILHGVIRDHAELAEALTPSLDRPIEQLSPVERAVLLIATFELKHQIETPYRVIINEAVELAKTFGGSDGYKYVNGVLDKLSVTLRPAEIQARRGA, from the coding sequence ATGAAGAAGAGCGCCCGCCGACAGTCGCGCGAACTGGCGACGCAAGGCCTTTACCAGTGGTTGCTGTCGAACGCGTCCTCGGGCGAAATCGATGCGCAGCTGCGCGGTGCGCAGGGGTACGACAAAGCCGACAAGACGCTGCTCGACACGATCCTGCACGGCGTGATCCGCGACCACGCGGAACTGGCCGAAGCGCTCACGCCGAGCCTCGACCGGCCGATCGAGCAGCTCTCGCCGGTCGAACGGGCGGTGCTGCTGATCGCCACCTTCGAACTGAAGCATCAGATCGAGACGCCGTACCGCGTCATCATCAACGAAGCCGTCGAACTCGCGAAGACGTTCGGCGGCTCGGACGGCTACAAGTACGTGAACGGCGTGCTCGACAAGCTGTCCGTCACGCTGCGTCCGGCCGAAATCCAGGCTCGCCGCGGCGCGTGA
- the ribH gene encoding 6,7-dimethyl-8-ribityllumazine synthase: MEIGQYQPNLEGDGLRIGIVQSRFNEPVCNGLADACVEELERLGVSGEDVLLVTVPGALEIPLALQKLAESNQFDALIALGAVIRGETYHFELVSNESGAGITRLALDFNTPIANAVLTTDTDEQAIARMTEKGRDAARVAVEMANLTMTLDQLSDDEEDEDEEDEEERA, translated from the coding sequence ATGGAAATCGGACAATATCAACCGAACCTCGAAGGCGACGGCCTGCGCATCGGCATCGTGCAGTCGCGCTTCAACGAACCCGTCTGCAACGGCTTGGCGGATGCCTGCGTCGAGGAGCTGGAACGCCTCGGCGTGTCCGGCGAGGACGTGCTGCTGGTCACGGTGCCGGGCGCGCTCGAGATTCCCCTCGCGCTGCAAAAGCTCGCGGAAAGCAACCAGTTCGACGCGCTGATCGCGCTCGGCGCGGTGATCCGCGGCGAGACCTATCACTTCGAGCTGGTGTCGAACGAAAGCGGCGCGGGCATCACCCGCCTCGCGCTCGACTTCAACACGCCGATCGCGAACGCGGTGCTGACCACCGACACCGACGAGCAGGCAATTGCTCGCATGACCGAGAAGGGTCGTGACGCGGCGCGCGTGGCGGTCGAAATGGCTAACCTCACGATGACGCTCGACCAGCTCAGCGACGACGAAGAGGACGAAGACGAGGAAGACGAAGAGGAACGCGCATGA